One genomic window of Carassius auratus strain Wakin chromosome 14, ASM336829v1, whole genome shotgun sequence includes the following:
- the LOC113114344 gene encoding plastin-3-like produces the protein MAGKISKEELEELQDAFVRVDLNGNGFICDHELHDLFKEANLPLPGYKVREIIQKLMDEGDKDKDKKISFDEFVSCPEEERFAFVNWINKALEQDPDCQHVLPINPNTEDLFKAVGDGIVLCKMINLSVTDTIDERTINKKKLTPFTTQENLNLALNSASAIGCHVVNIGALDLREGKPHLVLGLLWQIIKIGLFADIELSRNEALAALLMDGETLEDLMKLSPEELLLRWVNFHLENAGWSKINNFSHDIKDSRAYFHLLNQIAPKGLKEGEDRIDIDMSGFNEEDDLKRAECMLLQADRLGCRQFVTSNDVLSGNPKLNMAFVANLLNKYPALTRPENQDINWGLLEGETREERTFRNWMNSLGVNPRVNHLYADLQDALVILQLYEKIKVPVDWNKVNKPPYPKLGANMKKLENCNYAVEMGKTKANFSLVGIGGQDLNDGNPTLTLALVWQLMRRYTLNVLEGLGDGQKVNDDTIVSWVNKTLSGAGKPTKISSFKDKEISSSLAVLDLIDAIQPGCVNYDLVKTGSLSDEEKLDNAKYAVSMARKIGARVYALPDDLVEVKPKMVMTVFACLMGRGMKRA, from the exons ATGGCAGGAAAGATATCCAAAGAAGAGCTGGAGGAGTTGCAGGATGCCTTTGTGAGAGTCG ATTTGAACGGCAATGGCTTCATCTGTGACCATGAGCTCCACGACCTGTTCAAAGAGGCCAATCTGCCCCTGCCTGGGTACAAAGTCCGAGAGATCATCCAGAAACTGATGGACGAGGGGGACAAAGACAAGGACAAGAAGATCAGCTTCGATGAGTTTGTGTCT TGTCCAGAGGAGGAGAGGTTTGCTTTCGTGAACTGGATCAACAAAGCACTGGAACAAGACCCTGACTGTCAACATGTGTTGCCCATAAATCCCAATACAGAGGATCTCTTCAAGGCTGTTGGTGATGGTATTGTGCTGTG taaaatgatCAACCTGTCTGTAACTGATACTATTGATGAGAGGACCATCAACAAGAAGAAACTAACACCATTCACAACACAG GAGAATCTTAACCTGGCTCTTAACTCGGCCTCTGCCATTGGCTGTCATGTGGTCAACATCGGGGCTCTGGACCTTCGAGAAGGCAAACCTCATCTGGTTTTGGGCCTGCTGTGGCAGATCATCAAAATTGGTCTATTTGCTGACATTGAGCTCAGCAGAAATGAGG CTCTGGCAGCATTGTTGATGGATGGAGAGACACTAGAGGATCTGATGAAACTGTCTCCAGAGGAACTGTTGCTTCGCTGGGTCAACTTCCATCTGGAGAATGCTGGCTGGAGCAAGATCAACAACTTCAGCCATGATATAAAG GACTCGAGGGCTTATTTCCACCTGCTCAACCAGATCGCACCGAAGGGTCTGAAGGAGGGAGAAGATCGTATTGACATTGACATGTCAGGCTTCAAC GAGGAAGATGACCTGAAGAGAGCCGAGTGTATGCTGCTGCAGGCTGACAGGCTGGGATGCAGACAGTTCGTCACGTCTAATGATGTCTTGTCTGGAAACCCCAAACTCAACATGGCCTTTGTGGCCAATCTCCTAAACAAGTACCCAGCGCTGACCAGACCCGAGAATCAGGACATCAACTGGGGACTTCTGGAGG GAGAGACCAGAGAGGAGAGGACTTTCAGAAACTGGATGAATTCTCTGGGTGTCAATCCTCGTGTCAATCACTTATACGC TGATCTTCAGGATGCTCTGGTCATCCTGCAGCTTTATGAGAAGATCAAGGTTCCTGTCGACTGGAACAAAGTCAACAAGCCTCCATATCCTAAACTAGGGGCCAACATGAAAAAG CTGGAGAACTGTAACTACGCTGTGGAAATGGGCAAGACCAAAGCTAATTTCTCGCTGGTGGGCATCGGGGGGCAAGACTTGAATGATGGGAACCCAACGCTCACTCTCGCCCTGGTCTGGCAGCTCATGAGGAG ATATACTCTGAATGTACTCGAGGGCCTGGGCGACGGACAGAAGGTCAACGATGACACCATCGTCAGCTGGGTTAATAAGACTTTGTCAGGAGCAGGAAAACCAACCAAAATATCCAGTTTCAAG GACAAAGAGATCAGCTCCAGTCTGGCGGTGTTGGACCTGATTGATGCCATCCAGCCCGGCTGCGTCAACTACGACCTCGTGAAGACAGGAAGCCTTAGCGACGAAGAAAAACTGGACAATGCAAA GTACGCTGTATCCATGGCCAGGAAGATCGGCGCTCGTGTGTATGCCCTGCCTGACGATCTAGTGGAGGTCAAACCCAAGATGGTGATGACCGTGTTTGCATGTCTAATGGGCAGAGGGATGAAGAGGGCGTAA